Part of the Lepidochelys kempii isolate rLepKem1 chromosome 8, rLepKem1.hap2, whole genome shotgun sequence genome is shown below.
AAGGTGTTGGTAATCTTCATAGCCATGAATGGTCTGGGTCAAAGCTCTTTGAAAGGCTGACTCTGTACCTTATTGTGGGAATTACAATCCCCTCTGATGCTCCTGCTATCAGTTCCTAGGCTTAAACAGTTAGCAGCTAGGGATGGGTGTCTGAGTTAAGGAATTCCATGTTTGGAATCGGCTTCTTATGGCAGCCTGCCAAACCCAGATTGAACTAGATTCAGAGCATTTTGTTTAGTTGATGtatttttggggtgttttttgctTATTCTTGCACAGAAGATAGCTTGATTCTTGGGTCTGATAGAATTCCAGTTGGTGTGGGATCTGATGTCCTAACAGTGATTTATACCACCCTTGTGGTCCTAGAGGACAGTCCATAGGGCTGTTCTCGCAGCTGGAGATTGCTGGACCTCAGGCCATTCTCAGCTGTCCAGTTACATAAATCTGTCAGAGTTAATTGTGACTTATTTAATAAAGGACTGTGTGGAGGTATAaagcagaaaaaacaacaacaggaaaATGAATTGCTGGACATAAAAGCATATCTGTGAGGCCTCCAACAGCACACATCTCAGGAAGTAGGATTCTGCCAGGAGGAAGCAATGTGGGCAAAGTGATGCTAGTTTGCAAAAGGAATAAGTGGGCAAATGAGTGATGAATAATGGAGCTTCTTCACCTGCAGGTTGTGGTACTAAACATTGCATAATGCAAAATGTATGTCATCACATTAACTTTCTCCAGACAgttattttaaaagtcaaaatgcTTGTGAATTTGAGGCCAGAATTACTCATGTGACTCctttaaaagtgtatttttctgtggaaatgtcttgtttgttgttgttctttttatttctgtAGCTGGCATCTGCTGAAGTTAGTACTCCTGTTTCTGCAAAGATGTCCAGGAGAAGAACTAAAGTAAACTCTCAGCCAGAAATCATTCATGAATCTCAGGATGAGGGATTGGAAGATGCTGAAACAAAATCAGACCTTGGTGATCCCTCTGAGGCACAAACAACTAAGAATAGAGACAAAAATGTGCATTCAGCAAAATCATGTGTTGAGCCAAAGGCTGATGGAGATGAAGCAGAATCAAATTACTCTGCCGTGTCCGAACTTGAGACACCTTTATTCATAAGGATAACAAGGAGAAGACAAATCACAATTCCTTATCAACCAGATTCACCAGCCAAAAATAGGCCTAGCAAGGCAGCTCTTCTAAGTGAATTAAGTAAATCTCAAGATGAAGATGTGTCTGAAGCTGAGTCATGTTCTTCAACTGTATCTGGCATCTGTACAACTAGTGCTACAAGAACTACGAGAAGCAGGAAATGCAAAGCTAAACTCCACCCAGATCCAGTTTGTGAAGCCCAAGCTGAAGAGGTTTCTGATGCAGAGTCATGGTGCTCGGGTCTTTGTGTGGAGCCAACTGTAACTACCAAAAGAATAACTAGGAGTATGCTAATGAAAGCGCAAGCAGAAACCATTATACAAACTGAGAAAAAAGTTAGTGAAGTTGGGCTGGAAGATGAGACGttaactgaggacagaattaaATCCCAACCAGTAGACATATCTGACTGTGAACGTATCACAAAATCTGATCCTGATACAGAGCAAGCTTCCTCTCTTTCATCTAATAGATACATCACTCAGAGTAATAAACAACCCAGCCCTTGCAAGACCCAATGCCAGACTGAATCTGCCAATACAAACCCAAGTGATGACCCAAAACAAGTTTTAATTGATTCAACACCCAGCAGTCctaaagaaacaggaaaaagaTGTACCATAGAATCTCCTAAAAAAGAAACAATAAAGGAGATTGAAATTGTAGATAACTCAGAGGAAATGttagaaaaggagagagacataACTGGAAAAGAATCACAGTTGAAAAGTGCTTCCCTTTTTCTATCTGACCATGAGAGCCTTGATGAGTCCTTTAAGTCCCAAAGGCAGACAACCCCAAGTAAAAGCAAAATAATTCCAGAACACCAAAAAGCAGATATTGGGGAGGCTACACAGAGATCTTTCACCCATGCAGATGAATTAATGGTAGCAGACAAGCCAACTAGCACAACAGGCAGCCCACAAAAGGGCATATACCTATCACCAGTTGGTGGTGACAGTGATGGTGACTGCAAAATGTCTATCAATGTAGACAATGGTGAAAGTCAAGCAGAACTAGTTACTAAATCCTCCCCACATGTAACCAAAAGATCATGTAATAAAAAGGAATCTGATATGTTGCTCCTGAgcagtgatgagagtgatgaaAAGGAAAACAGTGATGTGGAAGAAGTGAGTGATGTAGGAGAAAATCTG
Proteins encoded:
- the DNTTIP2 gene encoding deoxynucleotidyltransferase terminal-interacting protein 2 isoform X3, yielding MVATRRAARRGLEAAAPAAAELASAEVSTPVSAKMSRRRTKVNSQPEIIHESQDEGLEDAETKSDLGDPSEAQTTKNRDKNVHSAKSCVEPKADGDEAESNYSAVSELETPLFIRITRRRQITIPYQPDSPAKNRPSKAALLSELSKSQDEDVSEAESCSSTVSGICTTSATRTTRSRKCKAKLHPDPVCEAQAEEVSDAESWCSGLCVEPTVTTKRITRSMLMKAQAETIIQTEKKVSEVGLEDETLTEDRIKSQPVDISDCERITKSDPDTEQASSLSSNRYITQSNKQPSPCKTQCQTESANTNPSDDPKQVLIDSTPSSPKETGKRCTIESPKKETIKEIEIVDNSEEMLEKERDITGKESQLKSASLFLSDHESLDESFKSQRQTTPSKSKIIPEHQKADIGEATQRSFTHADELMVADKPTSTTGSPQKGIYLSPVGGDSDGDCKMSINVDNGESQAELVTKSSPHVTKRSCNKKESDMLLLSSDESDEKENSDVEEVSDVGENLYCTETRNQKSSLNKSLENDSSHGELFVIDTEPGLDGNKKYYLEQEDRRSDAESKDEDRRSDAESKDEESERDESSDLEDEEEFIDEDEHAYLLKKKKPNILHLSSSIDPGLNIKSLGGLYISFDAGKQKAGSSAIKQLKGEKKEELLQKSIITPDFEKKNCVPPFRESIHQIKKQRKAEREKTTGDGWFGMKAPEMTNELKNDLKALKMRASMDPKHFYKKNDRDGLPKYFQVGTVVDTPIDFYHARIPKKQRKRTIVEELLADSEFRRYNKRKYQEIMTEKAALATGKKNRKKKKFHK
- the DNTTIP2 gene encoding deoxynucleotidyltransferase terminal-interacting protein 2 isoform X1 yields the protein MVATRRAARRGLEAAAPAAAELASAEVSTPVSAKMSRRRTKVNSQPEIIHESQDEGLEDAETKSDLGDPSEAQTTKNRDKNVHSAKSCVEPKADGDEAESNYSAVSELETPLFIRITRRRQITIPYQPDSPAKNRPSKAALLSELSKSQDEDVSEAESCSSTVSGICTTSATRTTRSRKCKAKLHPDPVCEAQAEEVSDAESWCSGLCVEPTVTTKRITRSMLMKAQAETIIQTEKKVSEVGLEDETLTEDRIKSQPVDISDCERITKSDPDTEQASSLSSNRYITQSNKQPSPCKTQCQTESANTNPSDDPKQVLIDSTPSSPKETGKRCTIESPKKETIKEIEIVDNSEEMLEKERDITGKESQLKSASLFLSDHESLDESFKSQRQTTPSKSKIIPEHQKADIGEATQRSFTHADELMVADKPTSTTGSPQKGIYLSPVGGDSDGDCKMSINVDNGESQAELVTKSSPHVTKRSCNKKESDMLLLSSDESDEKENSDVEEVSDVGENLYCTETRNQKSSLNKSLENDSSHGELFVIDTEPGLDGNKKYYLEQEDRRSDAESKDEDRRSDAESKDEESERDESSDLEDEEEFIDEDEHAYLLKKKKPNILHLSSSIDPGLNIKSLGGLYISFDAGKQKAGSSAIKQLKGEKKEEAEREKTTGDGWFGMKAPEMTNELKNDLKALKMRASMDPKHFYKKNDRDGLPKYFQVGTVVDTPIDFYHARIPKKQRKRTIVEELLADSEFRRYNKRKYQEIMTEKAALATGKKNRKKKKFHK
- the DNTTIP2 gene encoding deoxynucleotidyltransferase terminal-interacting protein 2 isoform X2, whose translation is MSRRRTKVNSQPEIIHESQDEGLEDAETKSDLGDPSEAQTTKNRDKNVHSAKSCVEPKADGDEAESNYSAVSELETPLFIRITRRRQITIPYQPDSPAKNRPSKAALLSELSKSQDEDVSEAESCSSTVSGICTTSATRTTRSRKCKAKLHPDPVCEAQAEEVSDAESWCSGLCVEPTVTTKRITRSMLMKAQAETIIQTEKKVSEVGLEDETLTEDRIKSQPVDISDCERITKSDPDTEQASSLSSNRYITQSNKQPSPCKTQCQTESANTNPSDDPKQVLIDSTPSSPKETGKRCTIESPKKETIKEIEIVDNSEEMLEKERDITGKESQLKSASLFLSDHESLDESFKSQRQTTPSKSKIIPEHQKADIGEATQRSFTHADELMVADKPTSTTGSPQKGIYLSPVGGDSDGDCKMSINVDNGESQAELVTKSSPHVTKRSCNKKESDMLLLSSDESDEKENSDVEEVSDVGENLYCTETRNQKSSLNKSLENDSSHGELFVIDTEPGLDGNKKYYLEQEDRRSDAESKDEDRRSDAESKDEESERDESSDLEDEEEFIDEDEHAYLLKKKKPNILHLSSSIDPGLNIKSLGGLYISFDAGKQKAGSSAIKQLKGEKKEELLQKSIITPDFEKKNCVPPFRESIHQIKKQRKAEREKTTGDGWFGMKAPEMTNELKNDLKALKMRASMDPKHFYKKNDRDGLPKYFQVGTVVDTPIDFYHARIPKKQRKRTIVEELLADSEFRRYNKRKYQEIMTEKAALATGKKNRKKKKFHK